The genomic interval GCACGCGGACTCCGGCGCCGTCCGGCTCGAGCTCGACCTGCCCGGCCTGCGCCAGGACGTCGACTTCCCGGGCGACCTGCGCGAGGTGGAGCTGCTGGGGTGCGGTCCGTCGACGCGGGCGCTGCTCGCGCAAATCGAGGCGGGGGCTGCGACGGGACACCCCGATACGACACCATGAGCGTATGAGCGAAGTCGTCGTCGATCTGTCCGAGTCCCCCGATCGTTTCACCAACCGCGAGAACTCGTGGCTCGACTTCAACGCGCGCGTGCTGGCCTCGGCCGAGGATCACCGGGTGCCGCTGCTGGAGCGGGTCAAGTTCCTCGCGATCTTCGCCAGCAACCTCGACGAGTTCTACATGGTCCGCGTCGCGGGCCTCAAGCGCCGCCAGAGCATGGGGCTGCTGGTGCGCTCGGCCGACGGCCTCACCGCGGCCGAGCAGCTGACGCTGATCAACGAGCGCGCCCAGGAGCTCGTCGACCGGCACGTCAAGTGCTTCACCGACGACGTGCTGCCGGCATTGCGCGCCGAAGGCATCGACATCGTCACGCACGACCAGCTCTCGACCGACGAGAAGCACCGCATGACGGAGTACTTCATGCAGAAGATCTTCCCGGTCCTCACTCCCCTGGCGGTCGATCCGGCGCACCCGTTCCCCTACATCTCGGGCCGGTCGCTGAACCTCGCGGCGGTCATCCGCGAGCCCGGCGGCAAGATCGAGCGGTTCGCGCGAGTGAAGATCCCGCCGAACGTGGACCGGTTCGTACGGCTCGGCAAGGACCGCTTCCTGCCGCTGGAGTCGCTGGTCGCGGCCAACCTCGACAGCCTGTTCCCCGGCCTGGAGGTCGTCGACCACCACCCGTTCCGGGTCACCCGCAACGCCGACCTGGACGTCGAGGAGGACCGGGACGAGGACCTCCTGCAGGCCCTCGAGCGCGAGCTGGCCCGGCGCCGGTTCGGTCCCGCGGTGCGCCTCGAGGTCACCGCCGAGATGGACGAGAAGACCCTGGACCTGCTGACTCGCGAGATCGAGGTCGATCCCGGCGACGTGCTCGTCGTACCCGGTCTGCTGGACCTGTCCTCGCTGTGGGCGATCGTCAAGGTGGACCGCCCCGACCTCAAGGACGATCCGTTCGTCCCGGGATCGCCCGCGAGACTGGCGAAGGGCGACTCGTTCTTCGACGTCCTCGCCGACGGCGACGTGCTGCTGCACCACCCGTACGACTCCTTCGCGACGACCGTGCAGACCTTCATCGAGCAGGCGGCGGCCGACCCGCACGTGCTCGCCATCAAGCAGACCCTCTATCGGACCAGCGGCGACTCCCCGATCGTGCACGCCCTGATTGCCGCCGCCGAGGCCGGCAAGCAGGTCGTGGTGCTGGTCGAGATCAAGGCGAGGTTCGACGAGGAGGCGAACATCAGCTGGGCCCGCGCGCTCGAGCGCGCGGGCTGCCATGTGGTGTACGGGATCGTCGGGCTGAAGACGCACTGCAAGACCGCGCTGGTCGTCCGCCAGGAGGGCGGCACTTTGCGCCGCTACTGCCACATCGGCACCGGCAACTACAACCCGAAGACCGCCCGGATGTACGAGGACCTCGGCCTGCTCACCGCGGACCCCGAGATCGGCGCCGACCTGACCGACCTGTTCAACGTGCTCACCGGCTACTCGCGCCAGACGGAGTACCGCAAGCTGCTCGTCGCCCCGTACGGCGTCCGCACGGGGCTGGTGCAGCGGATCGAGCGCGAGGCCGAGCACGCGCGCGCGGGTCGCGCGGCGCGGATCATCATCAAGACCAACCACATCGTGGACGAGGAGTCGATCGACGCGCTGTACCGCGCCTCGCAGGCAGGCGTGCGTATCGACCTGATCGTGCGCACGAACTGCGCGGTGCGCCCGGGGGTGGCCGGGCTGTCCGAGAACATCCGGGTCCGCTCCATCGTCGGCCGGTTCCTCGAGCACTCGCGCGTCGCCCACTTCCTCAACGACGACGACCCGGAGGTGTTCATCGGATCGGCCGACCTGATGCACCGGAACCTGGACCGCCGCGTCGAGGTCCTCGTGCGCGTCGACGACCCCGAGGCGAAGGCGACGATCACCCGCATGGTGGAACGCCTGATGGCCGACGAGATCATCGGCTGGGACCTGCAGCCCGACGGGACGTGGACGAACTCCGAGCGCGGGCCGCTCGGTGCGACCATCGACCCGCAGAAGGAACAGATCGAGCACATCGGCTCCGGTGCGTGAGGTGCCCGCCTCGGAGCGGCTGACCGCCGCAGGCGGTCTGCTGTGGCGCCGGCGGGCCGAGCGCACCGAGGTGCTGCTGGTGCACCGCCCGGGGTATGACGACTGGTCGCTGCCGAAGGGGAAGCCCGACCGGGGCGAGAATCCCCTCCAGACCGCGGTCCGGGAGGTCACCGAGGAGACGGGGCTGCCGTTCACGGTGGGCCCCCGGCTCGGGCGGGTGACCTATCGGGTCAAGGACCGCACGAAGGTCGTGTCCTACTTCTCGATGCGCCTCGATGCCGGCTGCGCCGCCGTTCCCGCTGCCGCCGACGTCGAGGAGGTCGACGAGTTCGCCTGGTTGCCCACCGACAAGGCGATGCACGCGTTGACGTACGCCGGCGACCGCCACATCCTCGGCAACTTCGCGCACTTCGGGACCGCGGAGGTGTCGCTCATCCTGGTGCGGCACGGCCGCGCCGGCTCCCGCTCGCGGTGGACGGGCCCCGACGACCTCCGCCCGCTGGACGCCAAGGGCGCGCGCCAGGCGGAGGCGATCGGCGCCACGCTCGGCGCGTTCGGGCCGCAGTCGCTGCTGGCGGCCGCGCCCACCCGCTGCGTCCAGACCGCCGAACCGCTGGGCGGCGCCACCGGGCTGCCGATCGGGCGGACGCCGGCGCTGGCGGACGCGGTGTGGGAGTCGGATCCCGAGGCGTCGGTCGCCGAGGCGACCTCGCTGGCCCAGCACGGGCGGCGGGTCGTGGTGGTGAGCCAGGGCAAGACGATGCGTGGGGTGCTCGAACGGCTGCTGCCGCCGCGAAGCATGGGCTATCCGACGAAGAAGGGCGGCCTGTGGGTCCTGGGGGCACTCGCCGGCCGGATCGTCACGCACGACTACTACCCCTCGCTGCTGGCCGGCTAGCGCAGACGCACACGGGCCCCGGACCTCAGCGAGGTCCGGGGCCCGTTGGCGCGGAGTGCTAGGCCTTCTTGGCCGGCGCCTTGCGCGCGGTGGTCTTGCGGGCGGGCGTGGCCTTCTTGGCCGGGGCCTTCGCGGCCGTCTTCTTCGCCGCGGCCGTCTTGGTGGCGGTGGTCTTGGTGGCGGTCTTCTTCGCCGGCGCCTTGGCGGCAGTGCTCTTCGCCGCGGACTTCCGGGCGGGGGCCTTGGCCGCGGTCGCCTTCGCCGCGGTCGTCTTGGCGGCAGTCGCCTTGGCGGCGGTCTTCTTCGCCGGCGTCTTCGCGGCGGTGGCCTTGGCCGCGGTGGTCCTCGCCGAGGTCGCCTTCTTCGCCGGCGCCTTCGCTGCGGTGGTGGCCTTCGCGGCGGCCGTCTTGGCGGGGGCCTTCGCCGGACGAGGCGCGGCGCCGAGCTTGACCCGGCCCGCGACGACGCTCTTGAACTGGGTGCCCGGGCGGAACGCCGGGACGGAGGTCTTCTTCAGCTTGACCGGCTCGCCGGTGGCCGGGTTGCGGGCGATGCGCGCGGCGCGCGGACGCTTCTCGAACACCCCGAAACCGGCGATCGAGACCTTGTCGCCCTTCTGCACGGCCCGGAAGACGACGTCGACGAAGGCGTCGATGGCGGCGTTGGCGCGCTTCTTGTCCCCGTCCAGGCGCGTGGCGAGCGCGTCGATAAGTTCGGACTTGTTCACTTGTGGTCCCTCCCAGGACTGCTTCCCTACGCCGCTGCCGCCGGTGAGTGGCGCGAGCGCGGCCGCTCACGATGACCGGCTTGCCCGTAACGGTAAGGAATTAGGGGCGCTGGTTCAATGACCAGCGCCCCTAATTCCATGGTGTGTCAGGCATCGCCCGGGCCGGCGAACCGGCCATCGATCACGTCGTGACGGGCTTGTACGCCGGCCGCTTCGCCTCGAAGGCGTCGATCTCGTCGACGTGGCGCAGCGTCAGGCCGATGTCGTCGAGGCCCTCCATCAGCCGCCACCGGCTGTAGTCGTCGATCTCGAACGACATCGCCGCGGACTCCGCATCGCTTGCAGAACCGGCATCCGCGAGCGCGGGCGTGATCGTCCGATTGACCAGGTCGACGGTCACCTGGGTCGTCGGATCCTTCTCGGCCAGAGCCATCAGCCGCTCGACGTCGGCCTCGGGGAGCACGATCGTCAGCAGGCCGTCCTTGAGGGAGTTGCCGCGGAAGATGTCCGCGAACCGCGAGGAGATCACGACCCGGAACCCGCCGTCGCGCAGCGCCCAGACGGCGTGCTCGCGCGAGGATCCGGTCCCGAAGTCCGGCCCGGCGACGAGCACCGAGGCGCCCTGGTACTCCGGCCGGTTCAGCACGAAGTCCGGTTCGTTCGTCCGCCAGGCGGCGAACAGGCCGTCCTCGAAGCCGGTCTTGGTGACTCGCTTGAGATACACCGCGGGGATGATCTGGTCGGTGTCGACGTTGTTGCGGCGCAGGGGCGCCATGGTGCCGGTGTGCGTGGTGAACTGCTGCATTTTCTCGTCTCGCCTACTTATCCAGATCGCTGGGAGAGGACAGGGTTCCGCGGACCGCCGTCGCCGCGGCCACGACCGGGGACACCAGGTGGGTGCGACCGCCCTTGCCCTGCCGGCCTTCGAAGTTGCGGTTCGAGGTGGACGCCGAGCGCTCGCCCGGCGCCAGCTGGTCGGGGTTCATTCCCAGGCACATCGAGCATCCCGCCGAGCGCCATTCCGCTCCGGCCGCGGTGAAGATCCGGTCGAGGCCCTCGGCCTCGGCCTGCTGCTTCACCTTCATCGACCCGGGGACGATGAGCATGCGGACGCTGTCGGCCACCTGCCGGCCCTCGATGACCGCGGCGGCCGCCCGCAGATCCTCGATCCGGCCGTTGGTGCATGATCCGACGAACACGGTGTCGACGGCGACCTCGCGCAGCGGCGTGCCGGCCTGCAGCCCCATGTAGGCCAGCGCCTTCTCCGCGGCACCGCGCTTGTCGACGTCGGTGATCTGGGCGGGGTCCGGGATCGAGGCGTCCAGCGACGCGCCCTGGCCCGGGTTAGTGCCCCAGGTGACGAACGGGGTCAGGCTCGCGGTGTCCAGCACGACCTCGGTGTCGAACGTGGCGTCGTCGTCCGTGCGCAGCGTCTTCCAGTACTCGACGGCGGCGTCCCAGTCGGCGCCCTGCGGTGCGCGCTCGCGTCCCTTCAGGAACTCGAACGTCGTCTCGTCGGGGGCGATCATCCCGGCGCGAGCCCCGGCCTCGATGGACATGTTGCAGACGGTCATCCGCGCTTCCATCGACAGGGCCTCGATGGCCGAGCCGCGGTACTCGATGACGTGCCCCTGGCCGCCGCCGGTGCCGATCTGCGCGATGACGGCGAGGATGATGTCCTTCGCCGTGACGTCCGGGCCGAGCTTGCCCTCGACGGTCACGGACATCGTCTTGAAGGGACGCAGCGGGAGCGTCTGGGTCGCCATGACCTGCTCGACCTCGGACGTGCCGATGCCGAACGCGAGCGCGCCGAACGCGCCGTGCGTGGAGGTGTGGCTGTCACCGCAGACGACGGTCATGCCCGGCTGCGTGAGGCCGAGCTGCGGGCCGATCACGTGCACGATGCCCTGGTTGGCGTCGCCCATCGGGTAGATCGGGACGCCGAACTCGGCGCAGTTCTTGCGCAGCGTCTCGACCTGCAGCCGCGAGACCGGATCGGCGATCGGCTTGTCGACGTCCGTCGTCGGCACGTTGTGGTCCTCGGTGGCGAGGGTCAGGTCGGGCCGGCGGACCGGGCGCCCGGCGCTGCGCAGCCCGTCGAACGCCTGCGGGCTGGTGACCTCGTGCAGCAGGTGGAGGTCGATGTACAGCAGATCCGGTTCCCCCTCCGCACGGTGGACGACGTGCTGCTCCCAGATCTTCTCGGCCAGGGTGGTGCCCATGAATGCCTTCCTTCGGCGCTAGGTCTCAATATTTGAGATTGTGTCCCAATTAATGAAATGGTACGGACGGTGTGACGCGAATTGAAGTGCTTCTCATGAAGTGAGACCGTAGTATCACCCCATGGAACACGCAGTCACAGGCATCGGCGTCCTCGACAAGGCGGTCGCGATCATCGAATGCTGCTCGCGCACCCCGCGGTCGCTCGCCGAGCTGGTCGAGGAGCTCGGCCTCCCTCGCGCCACCGCGCATCGCATCGCCTCCGCCCTCGAGACCCACCGTGTGCTGCGCCGGGACAACCAGAGCCGCTGGGTCGTCGGGCCCGCCGTCCTCGAGCTCGCCGCCTTCGCCCGCGACCCCCTGGTCGACGCCTCGCTGGCGGTGCTGCGCAAGCTGCGCGACCTGACCGGCGAGAGCGCGCAGCTGTTCGTGCGCGAGGACGAGACGCGCGTGTGCGTCGCGGCCTCGGAGCGCTCGAGCGGGCTGCGCGACACGGTGCCGATCGGCGCACGGCTGTCGATGAAGGCCGGGTCCGCCGCGCACGTGCTGATCGCGTGGAGCGAGGAGGCCGACATCATGCACACCCTGTCCGACTCGGCGTTCACCACCCGGACGATCGCCGGTGTGCGCCGGCGCGGCTGGTCGGCGTCGATCGCCGAGCGCGAGCCGGGCGTGGCCTCGATCTCGGCGCCGGTACGCGACCGTCGTGGCAAGGTGGTCGCCGCGATCTCGATCTCCGGACCCGCCGAGCGCATCGGCCGCTCGCCCGGGACCCGGCTCTCGCGCCCGCTGCTGAACGCCGCCGCGGAGCTCGAGCGCAAGCTCTGAGCACGGCGTCACCCGTGCCGGCGTCCGGCTCGGTCGATGCCGCGCGCCGTCAGTCGCCGAGGATGTCATCACCGGGAGGGACCAGCCCGCACTGGTACGCGAGGATCGTCAGCTGCACGCGGTCGCGCACGGCGAGCTTGGCCAGCAGCCGCGACACGTAGGTCTTGACGGTCGCTTCGCTCAGGAACAGGCCTCCCGCGATCTCGCTGTTCGACCGGCCCCGGGCGACGAGGCGCAGCACGTCGAGCTCGCGCGCAGTGGCCGCGGCGAGCCGGTCGGGCCGAATGCTCGGCAGCGGGCGCGACACGTAGCGGTCGAGCAGGCGCCGGGTGAGCGCCGGCGCGAGGAGGGCGTCTCCGCGCGCCGCGACGCCGACCGCGTGGACCAGGTCTGCCGGCGAGATGTCCTTGAGCAGGAACCCGCTCGCGCCCGCGCGCACGGCTTCGTAGACGTACTCGTCGAGGTCGAAGGTCGTGAGCGCGACGACCCTGGTGTCCGACCTGCGCGCGACGATCCGGCGGGTTGCCTCGATGCCGTCCATCCGAGGCATACGGACGTCCATCAGGACCACGTCGGGCGAGAGCTTCTCGGCCAGGCCGACCGCCTCGACACCGTCGGCCGCCTCGGCGAGGACCTCGAGCCCGTTGCGTTCCAGGATCATCCGGAAGCCGGCCCGGATCAGCTCCTGGTCGTCGACCACCAGCACCCGGGGCGGTGGGTGGCTCATTGCGGCACCGGGAGTGTGGCGCGGACGGCGAAGCCGCCGGCCTGACCCGGGCCGGCCGCCAGCTCGCCACCGTAGAGGGCGACTCGCTCGCGCATGCCGACCAGCCCGTGGCCCGAGGCCGGTGGACCGGACGAGGCGGTGCTGCCGTCGTCGACCACCGCGACGGACACGCAGTACGGGCCGTAATCGAGCGAGACGTCGCAGCGTCTGGCGACGGCATGCCGGCGAACGTTGGTCAACGCCTCCTGGACGATCCGGTAGACGACGAGGTCGAGACCGGCCGGGAGCGGCCGAGGCGTGCCTGTCACGGTCAAGGCAGCCTGCACTCCCTGTGCCGACGTCTTCTCGATCAGTGCCGGCAACGCCTCGAGCCGAGGCTGCGGCGACAATGGCGCCTCGTCGGCCGTCCGCAGCATCGACACCAGCCGGCGCATCTCCCCGAGGGCGTCGATCCCGGTGCTGCGTATGCTCGCCGCGGTCTCCCGGACGTAGTCGGGATCGTCGGCCCCGGCCTCCGCGGCGCCCGCCTGGACGACCATCGAGCTGACCGCGTGGCCCACGATGTCGTGCAACTCGCGCGCGATCACGGCGCGCTCGTCGAGCACGGCGCGCATCGCTCGCTCGGCGGCACCGACCTCGGCCTCGACGGCCCGGCGGATCGACGCCTTCTCCCGCCGGTCGAGGGTGCGCAGCCCGAAGCCGGCGCTCCACACCAGCGCGGTCACCGCCCAGTGGAAAACGATCTCGTTGGCTTCCTGCATCGCCGGCACGAGGAGGTCGACCCCGAGGAGGGACGCGCCGGCGATCAGCGCGGCATACAGCGGTGCGCGGCCGCGACCGAACCTGGCCGCCATGAACACGCCGATCTCCAGCGGCACGGCCTGGCCGTAGAACAACACGTACGACGACGCGATCACGCCGACCACGAGCCAGATCACCGGGAACGCGATCAGCACGACGAGGGGCTCCCGCCGGCTCACGAGCATCAGGGCCGCCACGAGAACGACCCCGACCGTCGTGGCTGTTGCGGACCCGGTGCCCTGGCGCGAGCTGAACGGCACCCAGACCTCGCCGAGCCCGAGCACGAGCACGCCCGCGGCGAGGACTGCCTCCACCCGCGTCAGCCGCGTCCTCAGGATTCTGGCGAGCACATCGCCACTGTAGATCCGACCGATGTCGATGGGACAGTCGTCGGAAGTTGACACCTTCGCCCACCTGGGCCGGATGTGCCCCGACCCGGCCGACGGTGTGCTTGCTGGTGAGCCCGGAACCGCCGGGTCCGACCCAGAGGAGCTCCCATGTATCCCGACACCCGACCCCGACTCGTCGCGGCGCGCGCCGCGCTCATCCTCGGCCCCGTGCTCGCCGGCGCGTCGGCGATCCTGCAGCCCGACCTCGCCGGCGACACCACCGACCAGCTGGCGGCGATCGCCGGCTCCCCGCAGGCAGCGGTCTCGGCGGTCGCCTACCTCGTCAGCCAGCTGCCGCTCCTGGTCGCCATCCTCGCCATCGGCCGTCTGGTGCAGGAACGGGCGCCCCGGCTGTCCTCCTGGGGCACCGCGCTCGGCGTCGCCGGGTGCTTCGGCCACACCGTCTTCGGCGGCCTCTCGATGGCCTACCTGCAGATGGCCGCGGACGCGCAGCACCGCGACGTCTA from Cumulibacter manganitolerans carries:
- a CDS encoding RNA degradosome polyphosphate kinase; amino-acid sequence: MSEVVVDLSESPDRFTNRENSWLDFNARVLASAEDHRVPLLERVKFLAIFASNLDEFYMVRVAGLKRRQSMGLLVRSADGLTAAEQLTLINERAQELVDRHVKCFTDDVLPALRAEGIDIVTHDQLSTDEKHRMTEYFMQKIFPVLTPLAVDPAHPFPYISGRSLNLAAVIREPGGKIERFARVKIPPNVDRFVRLGKDRFLPLESLVAANLDSLFPGLEVVDHHPFRVTRNADLDVEEDRDEDLLQALERELARRRFGPAVRLEVTAEMDEKTLDLLTREIEVDPGDVLVVPGLLDLSSLWAIVKVDRPDLKDDPFVPGSPARLAKGDSFFDVLADGDVLLHHPYDSFATTVQTFIEQAAADPHVLAIKQTLYRTSGDSPIVHALIAAAEAGKQVVVLVEIKARFDEEANISWARALERAGCHVVYGIVGLKTHCKTALVVRQEGGTLRRYCHIGTGNYNPKTARMYEDLGLLTADPEIGADLTDLFNVLTGYSRQTEYRKLLVAPYGVRTGLVQRIEREAEHARAGRAARIIIKTNHIVDEESIDALYRASQAGVRIDLIVRTNCAVRPGVAGLSENIRVRSIVGRFLEHSRVAHFLNDDDPEVFIGSADLMHRNLDRRVEVLVRVDDPEAKATITRMVERLMADEIIGWDLQPDGTWTNSERGPLGATIDPQKEQIEHIGSGA
- a CDS encoding NUDIX hydrolase produces the protein MPASERLTAAGGLLWRRRAERTEVLLVHRPGYDDWSLPKGKPDRGENPLQTAVREVTEETGLPFTVGPRLGRVTYRVKDRTKVVSYFSMRLDAGCAAVPAAADVEEVDEFAWLPTDKAMHALTYAGDRHILGNFAHFGTAEVSLILVRHGRAGSRSRWTGPDDLRPLDAKGARQAEAIGATLGAFGPQSLLAAAPTRCVQTAEPLGGATGLPIGRTPALADAVWESDPEASVAEATSLAQHGRRVVVVSQGKTMRGVLERLLPPRSMGYPTKKGGLWVLGALAGRIVTHDYYPSLLAG
- a CDS encoding HU family DNA-binding protein, with the protein product MNKSELIDALATRLDGDKKRANAAIDAFVDVVFRAVQKGDKVSIAGFGVFEKRPRAARIARNPATGEPVKLKKTSVPAFRPGTQFKSVVAGRVKLGAAPRPAKAPAKTAAAKATTAAKAPAKKATSARTTAAKATAAKTPAKKTAAKATAAKTTAAKATAAKAPARKSAAKSTAAKAPAKKTATKTTATKTAAAKKTAAKAPAKKATPARKTTARKAPAKKA
- the leuD gene encoding 3-isopropylmalate dehydratase small subunit translates to MQQFTTHTGTMAPLRRNNVDTDQIIPAVYLKRVTKTGFEDGLFAAWRTNEPDFVLNRPEYQGASVLVAGPDFGTGSSREHAVWALRDGGFRVVISSRFADIFRGNSLKDGLLTIVLPEADVERLMALAEKDPTTQVTVDLVNRTITPALADAGSASDAESAAMSFEIDDYSRWRLMEGLDDIGLTLRHVDEIDAFEAKRPAYKPVTT
- the leuC gene encoding 3-isopropylmalate dehydratase large subunit, which gives rise to MGTTLAEKIWEQHVVHRAEGEPDLLYIDLHLLHEVTSPQAFDGLRSAGRPVRRPDLTLATEDHNVPTTDVDKPIADPVSRLQVETLRKNCAEFGVPIYPMGDANQGIVHVIGPQLGLTQPGMTVVCGDSHTSTHGAFGALAFGIGTSEVEQVMATQTLPLRPFKTMSVTVEGKLGPDVTAKDIILAVIAQIGTGGGQGHVIEYRGSAIEALSMEARMTVCNMSIEAGARAGMIAPDETTFEFLKGRERAPQGADWDAAVEYWKTLRTDDDATFDTEVVLDTASLTPFVTWGTNPGQGASLDASIPDPAQITDVDKRGAAEKALAYMGLQAGTPLREVAVDTVFVGSCTNGRIEDLRAAAAVIEGRQVADSVRMLIVPGSMKVKQQAEAEGLDRIFTAAGAEWRSAGCSMCLGMNPDQLAPGERSASTSNRNFEGRQGKGGRTHLVSPVVAAATAVRGTLSSPSDLDK
- a CDS encoding IclR family transcriptional regulator, which codes for MEHAVTGIGVLDKAVAIIECCSRTPRSLAELVEELGLPRATAHRIASALETHRVLRRDNQSRWVVGPAVLELAAFARDPLVDASLAVLRKLRDLTGESAQLFVREDETRVCVAASERSSGLRDTVPIGARLSMKAGSAAHVLIAWSEEADIMHTLSDSAFTTRTIAGVRRRGWSASIAEREPGVASISAPVRDRRGKVVAAISISGPAERIGRSPGTRLSRPLLNAAAELERKL
- a CDS encoding response regulator codes for the protein MSHPPPRVLVVDDQELIRAGFRMILERNGLEVLAEAADGVEAVGLAEKLSPDVVLMDVRMPRMDGIEATRRIVARRSDTRVVALTTFDLDEYVYEAVRAGASGFLLKDISPADLVHAVGVAARGDALLAPALTRRLLDRYVSRPLPSIRPDRLAAATARELDVLRLVARGRSNSEIAGGLFLSEATVKTYVSRLLAKLAVRDRVQLTILAYQCGLVPPGDDILGD
- a CDS encoding sensor histidine kinase translates to MSTSDDCPIDIGRIYSGDVLARILRTRLTRVEAVLAAGVLVLGLGEVWVPFSSRQGTGSATATTVGVVLVAALMLVSRREPLVVLIAFPVIWLVVGVIASSYVLFYGQAVPLEIGVFMAARFGRGRAPLYAALIAGASLLGVDLLVPAMQEANEIVFHWAVTALVWSAGFGLRTLDRREKASIRRAVEAEVGAAERAMRAVLDERAVIARELHDIVGHAVSSMVVQAGAAEAGADDPDYVRETAASIRSTGIDALGEMRRLVSMLRTADEAPLSPQPRLEALPALIEKTSAQGVQAALTVTGTPRPLPAGLDLVVYRIVQEALTNVRRHAVARRCDVSLDYGPYCVSVAVVDDGSTASSGPPASGHGLVGMRERVALYGGELAAGPGQAGGFAVRATLPVPQ